A single genomic interval of Prochlorococcus marinus XMU1406 harbors:
- the sat gene encoding sulfate adenylyltransferase encodes MELQQKTKTDTNGLIPPYGGELKNLIIKDKNLKNDLISKATYEIECSERNACDVELLMVGAFSPLEGFMDENNYNSVIKNNRNTNGLLFGLPIVFDSNNEKVKTGETILLTYKKQKIAVLEVSSKWEPDKSLEAELCYGTNSLDHPAVKMIFNERGRFYIGGRVYGFELPIREFPCKTPEEVRSTLPSNHDVVAFQCRNPIHRAHYELFTNALLSDNVSSNSVVLVHPTCGPTQQDDIPGKVRYLTYKELEEEISDKRIKWAFLPYSMHMAGPREALQHMIIRRNYGCTHFIIGRDMAGCKSSSTGEDFYGPYDAQNFANKCADELMMKTVPSKNLVYTKEKGYITAEEAKEFNYEIMKLSGTEFRKKLRNGEPIPEWFAFKSVVDVLRRS; translated from the coding sequence ATGGAATTACAACAAAAAACTAAAACAGATACTAATGGACTAATACCGCCTTATGGAGGGGAACTAAAAAATTTAATTATCAAAGATAAAAACCTTAAAAATGATCTTATCTCTAAAGCTACTTATGAGATCGAATGTAGCGAGAGAAATGCATGCGATGTAGAACTTTTGATGGTTGGAGCTTTTTCTCCGTTGGAAGGTTTTATGGATGAAAATAACTACAATTCGGTAATTAAAAATAATAGAAATACAAACGGGTTGCTTTTTGGCTTGCCTATTGTATTTGATTCAAATAATGAAAAAGTAAAAACTGGAGAGACAATATTGCTTACTTATAAAAAACAAAAAATAGCAGTTTTAGAAGTTAGCTCTAAATGGGAGCCTGACAAATCCTTAGAGGCTGAACTTTGTTATGGTACTAATTCTTTAGATCATCCTGCTGTTAAGATGATTTTTAACGAGAGAGGGAGATTTTATATAGGAGGAAGAGTTTATGGTTTCGAACTACCAATTAGAGAATTCCCCTGCAAAACCCCAGAAGAAGTTAGATCTACACTGCCATCAAATCATGATGTAGTTGCATTTCAATGCAGAAATCCAATTCATAGAGCACATTATGAATTATTTACTAATGCCTTACTTTCAGATAATGTATCCTCTAACTCAGTTGTTTTAGTTCATCCAACTTGTGGGCCAACTCAACAAGATGATATCCCTGGAAAAGTTAGATATTTGACCTATAAAGAATTAGAAGAGGAAATATCAGATAAAAGAATAAAATGGGCTTTTTTACCTTATTCAATGCATATGGCAGGGCCAAGAGAAGCTCTTCAACATATGATAATCAGAAGAAATTATGGCTGCACCCACTTTATTATTGGTAGAGATATGGCTGGTTGTAAGTCGTCATCAACTGGTGAAGATTTTTATGGTCCATATGATGCCCAGAATTTTGCGAATAAGTGCGCAGATGAATTGATGATGAAAACTGTTCCTTCAAAAAATTTAGTTTATACGAAGGAAAAAGGATATATAACAGCTGAAGAAGCTAAAGAATTTAATTATGAAATTATGAAACTTAGTGGTACTGAATTTAGAAAGAAATTGAGGAATGGCGAACCAATTCCTGAATGGTTTGCATTCAAAAGTGTAGTAGATGTTCTAAGACGCTCTTAA
- a CDS encoding photosystem II manganese-stabilizing polypeptide: MRIRSFLAFVISICITFAFVPVKTFAFSERGNAQFTDVVNTGKANDCPTLDSSLVGSISLGNGDSLKGICMHPTEVYVKVPGTKRKAAEFVSTKIISPRNNTTVTEVYGDIDSGTFTEKGGIDFQLITVLTPGGLEVPFAFSAKDLTADLPSSIEPGTEVSGSTFTPNYRTGDFLDPKARAKNTGVEYAQGLVALGGDDEELAKENIKVDVNGTGVITLSINNVDSDTDEFAGTFEAIQPSDTDMGSKDPLDVKIIGELYGRKA; the protein is encoded by the coding sequence ATGAGAATTCGTTCTTTCTTAGCTTTTGTTATTTCAATTTGTATAACTTTTGCTTTCGTGCCTGTTAAAACATTTGCCTTTTCTGAAAGAGGAAATGCACAATTCACAGATGTTGTTAACACAGGAAAAGCTAATGATTGCCCTACATTAGACTCATCTCTTGTCGGATCAATATCTCTAGGGAATGGAGATAGCCTTAAAGGAATATGCATGCATCCAACAGAAGTTTATGTAAAAGTGCCAGGGACAAAACGAAAAGCTGCAGAATTTGTTTCTACAAAAATTATTAGTCCTAGAAATAACACCACAGTGACAGAAGTTTATGGAGATATAGATTCAGGAACTTTCACTGAAAAGGGTGGTATTGATTTTCAACTTATCACTGTATTAACTCCTGGTGGTTTAGAGGTACCATTTGCATTCTCAGCTAAAGATCTTACAGCTGATTTGCCTTCATCTATTGAGCCAGGCACTGAGGTAAGTGGTTCAACATTTACACCTAACTACAGAACTGGTGACTTTCTAGATCCTAAGGCAAGAGCTAAAAATACAGGTGTTGAATATGCTCAAGGTTTAGTTGCATTAGGAGGAGATGACGAAGAACTTGCAAAAGAAAATATTAAAGTTGATGTAAACGGTACTGGCGTTATTACTCTTTCAATCAACAATGTAGATTCTGACACAGACGAATTTGCTGGTACTTTTGAAGCTATCCAACCTTCAGATACAGATATGGGTTCAAAGGATCCACTTGATGTAAAAATAATTGGGGAGCTTTACGGAAGAAAGGCATAA